The Mytilus galloprovincialis chromosome 4, xbMytGall1.hap1.1, whole genome shotgun sequence genome contains a region encoding:
- the LOC143072907 gene encoding protein TRC8 homolog — protein MSYFGKFKHFSNVLIRIPPLFIIDSLLNGSLLKVVYQSVHPEYSLYPITTWTQLFQWLATSFTILVLAVMLFVAARNHLIELYNYVLVGVILMVSYHWNLNFVVTIYKAEVEQNEPYHKDLYDILQSDFNGIMKNIIIQICVAVAFLTAWEFRQTSVRRSYIEGDILNTLLKSAVSFSMIFPIIVRAIYQDFIVLLWSPVLSMIVPLAILVKHIMDSLSTLRRFTTRIVLLTKIRIHNLGIQTFLEEQWIRLQVPRVLRMFWILRLTVQISLLYSRISRDDFDELDQENLGKFFLKKLLADSCDTFVSLLGLTSIISYIAHYIGLFMAFCVGSNTEEDRSMGTVSAILFFILALQTGLTGLDPDSRLIRLAKNTCLLFTAMAHFVHSMIHPVLMSLSASKNQNVLSHVRVLSMCLFLIVFPIVLLIYLWSHYTANTWLLAVTAFSIEVMMKVFFSLLTYILFMVDAYMDVFWEKLDDYVYYIKATGNTMEFMFGIFLFCNGGWIIIFESGGIVRAVMMCIHAYFNIWCQAKEGWKVFMKRRTAVHKINSLPEATEEQLEELDDVCAICYQSLTSARITHCKHYFHNVCLRKWLYVQDNCPLCHKLIYQPEGSSLAKTDSSQNIEQQVLNPQIQEPLRQELEEQQVPNLDRDGAAE, from the exons ATGTCGTATTTCggaaaatttaaacatttttccaaTGTTTTGATACGAATACCACCTCTATTTATTATTGATAGTTTGTTGAATGGTTCATTGTTGAAAGTTGTATACCAGAGTGTTCATCCAGAGTATAGTTTGTATCCAATAACCACATGGACACAGTTGTTTCAATGGCTAGCTACGTCTTTCACCA TTTTAGTATTAGCAGTGATGTTGTTTGTCGCAGCCAGGAATCATTTGATAGAACTTTACAACTATGTATTGGTGGGTGTAATTCTGATGGTGTCGTATCACTGGAATCTAAACTTTGTCGTCACCATTTATAAAGCAGAAGTGGAACAAAATGAGCCATATCATAAAGATTTATATGATATATTACAGTCAGACTTCAATGGTATAATGAAAAATATCATTATTCAAATCTGTGTAGCTGTTGCATTTTTGACTGCTTGGGAGTTCCGTCAGACTAGTGTAAGAAGAAGCTATATAGAAGGTGACATCCTGAATACTTTACTGAAATCAGCTGTATCATTCTCAATGATATTTCCAATTATTGTGAGAGCTATTTATCAAGATTTTATTGTTCTTCTCTGGTCGCCAGTACTGTCAATGATTGTTCCATTGGCAATCTTAGTAAAGCACATTATGGATTCATTGTCAACACTACGTAGATTTACAACAAGAATTGTTCTCCTTACTAAAATAAGAATACATAATTTAGGGATACAAACATTTTTAGAAGAACAATGGATTCGTCTTCAAGTACCAAGAGTCCTTCGTATGTTTTGGATATTACGTCTCACAGTACAAATAAGCCTCCTGTACTCAAGAATATCTCGGGATGATTTTGATGAACTAGATCAGGAAAACTTAGGGAAATTCTTTTTGAAGAAGTTATTGGCAGATAGCTGTGACACATTTGTATCATTATTAGGCCTAACAAGTATTATCTCATATATTGCTCATTACATTGGTCTCTTTATGGCATTTTGTGTGGGATCAAATACAGAAGAGGATAGAAGCATGGGGACtgtgtcagccattttgtttttcatccTAGCCTTACAAACAGGTCTCACAGGACTTGATCCTGACAGTCGCCTAATTCGATTGGCCAAAAATACTTGCCTACTATTTACAGCAATGGCACATTTTGTTCACAGTATGATTCATCCTGTTCTGATGTCTTTGAGTGCATCTAAGAATCAGAATGTTCTCAGTCATGTCAGGGTTCTGTCAATGtgcctttttttaattgtttttccaaTAGTCTTACTTATATATCTTTGGAGCCATTACACTGCTAATACCTGGCTGCTAGCAGTTACTGCATTTAGTATTGAAGTTATGATGAAAGTGTTTTTCTCCTTATTGACTTACATCTTATTTATGGTTGATGCATACATGGATGTGTTTTGGGAGAAGTTGGATGACTATGTCTACTACATCAAAGCAACTGGAAATACAATGGAATTTATGTTCGGCATTTTTCTATTCTGTAATGGAGGTTGGATAATTATCTTTGAATCAGGTGGTATTGTTCGAGCTGTAATGATGTGCATACATGCTTACTTTAATATATGGTGCCAGGCCAAAGAGGGCTGGAAAGTGTTCATGAAGAGGAGAACTGCTGTTCATAAAATAAATTCACTTCCAGAAGCAACAGAAGAACAGTTGGAAGAATTAGACGATGTTTGTGCCATATGTTATCAAAGTTTAACAAGTGCAAGAATTACTCACTGCAAACACTACTTCCACAATGTTTGTCTGAGAAAGTGGCTTTATGTTCAGGACAATTGTCCACTCTGCCATAAACTGATTTATCAGCCAGAAGGTAGTTCTTTAGCCAAAACAGATTCTTCACAAAACATAGAACAACAGGTGCTGAATCCACAAATACAAGAACCTTTAAGACAAGAGTTAGAAGAACAGCAAGTTCCGAATCTGGATAGAGATGGTGCTGCAGAATAG
- the LOC143072908 gene encoding RING finger protein 145-like, with amino-acid sequence MMWQVKVQREQVEAVVGVILRIPSLVLAELWFRTSPENLTNQPDDVTFIITVIYYLSLFFALALAALPLKNLVYLYIYTLSAGLVCFNWYMSHLFVNTELSQESESSIFLTDSSETQRVLLHLLTQCITAAFICYLLEITNWTRFVFLAFVLPVLAKIMGMPSDVISGVHNFSTIFTILLVAFTVFNNLSYTFETVRVLLRKLSEAVTEFGWIPVILASWNTLHVGIQLLIFWLYMFISHIYVFIKVGNSVIIQEGFSMIILAVVGECCATPISLLALSVTVSYFSYFILTFTKIFLQGWRGYMNDNDTFRGWTEGGTMLLIAFQTGLTDLKPIQRTFLMSILLFIVVSSLIESMYEVADPILLSLSAAHNRNIFKHFRAVLLFTFLWMFPLYMTYSICQYFTLDFWLLVIISSGILTTFQALGSLTVYSLFIYDSLRENSWEKLDDVIYYTRATVRVFEFLVALFVVCFGLKETLVGHWSLINSAILIVHCYFNVYKRLETGWKTFLLRREAVSRVESLPQATEEQLNSLSDVCPICFSTMTQAKVTSCNHFFHATCLRKWLYVKDTCPMCHKKIEVKKNEDNQTGIVVENNYVHNLMERDDELSEESDMSESETESDASTEILEEDNDQIIDNVEAERAALQTIENNAA; translated from the exons ATGATGTGGCAGGTGAAGGTTCAGAGAGAACAAGTTGAGGCTGTAGTTGGAGTTATTCTGAGGATTCCATCATTGGTTTTGGCAGAGTTATGGTTCAGAACTAGTCCAGAAAATTTGACAAATCAACCTGATGATGTTACTTTTATCATCACAGTTATTTATTATCTAA GTTTATTTTTTGCACTAGCGCTAGCTGCACTACCATTGAAGAATCTGGTTTACCTGTACATCTATACTTTGAGTGCAGGGTTAGTTTGTTTTAATTGGTACATGTCTCATCTGTTCGTGAATACAGAGTTATCTCAAGAAAGTGAAAGTTCAATATTCTTGACAGATTCATCAGAAACTCAGAGAGTACTTCTCCACCTATTAACACAGTGTATAACAGCAGCTTTTATTTGTTACCTACTTGAAATTACCAATTGGACAAGGTTTGTTTTTCTTGCTTTTGTACTGCCAGTATTAGCCAAAATCATGGGAATGCCTTCTGATGTTATCTCAGGGGTACATaacttttcaacaattttcacaattttactCGTAGCATTTACAGTGTTTAATAACCTGAGTTATACATTTGAGACAGTGAGAGTACTGTTACGGAAGTTGTCCGAAGCAGTGACAGAGTTTGGATGGATTCCAGTGATCTTAGCTTCATGGAACACGCTTCATGTTGGAATAcaacttttgatattttggctTTACATGTTCATTTCACATATTTACGTCTTCATTAAAGTTGGAAACAGTGTGATTATACAAGAAGGATTTAGTATGATAATTCTGGCAGTGGTTGGCGAATGTTGTGCCACACCCATCAGCCTCCTGGCTTTGAGTGTTACTGTATCCTACTTTTCATACTTCATATTAACTTTCACCAAAATATTTCTCCAAGGATGGAGAGGATACATGAATGATAACGATACCTTTCGTGGGTGGACAGAGGGCGGTACAATGTTACTGATTGCATTTCAGACTGGTTTGACCGACTTGAAGCCAATACAGAGAACATTCTTAATGAGTATACTACTGTTCATTGTGGTTTCTTCATTGATTGAATCAATGTATGAAGTTGCTGATCCAATATTGTTGTCACTTAGTGCAGCacataacagaaatattttcaaGCATTTCAGAGCTGTGTTACTGTTCACTTTCCTATGGATGTTTCCGTTATACATGACGTACAGTATCTGTCAGTACTTCACGTTAGATTTTTGGTTGTTAGTTATCATATCAAGTGGAATCCTTACAACTTTCCAAGCCTTAGGTTCCTTGACTGTGtatagtttatttatatatgattCTCTGAGAGAGAACTCTTGGGAAAAACTGGATGATGTGATATACTACACTCGCGCAACTGTTCGTGTCTTTGAATTTCTCGTTGCGCTTTTTGTTGTATGTTTTGGACTGAAGGAAACCTTAGTTGGACATTGGAGCTTGATTAATTCTGCAAttttaatagttcattgttattttaatgtttataaaaGATTAGAGACTGGATGGAAGACATTTTTGTTAAGGAGAGAAGCAGTATCTAGAGTAGAATCATTACCTCAGGCAACGGAAGAACAATTGAATTCATTAAGTGATGTATGCCCTATTTGTTTTTCTACCATGACGCAAGCCAAAGTAACTTCTTGTAATCATTTCTTTCATGCGACATGTCTTCGTAAGTGGTTATATGTTAAAGACACCTGTCCAATGTGCCACAAGAAAATAGAAGTGAAGAAAAATGAAGATAATCAGACTGGCATCGTTGTAGAGAATAATTATGTTCATAATTTAATGGAAAGAGACGATGAATTATCGGAAGAAAGTGATATGAGTGAGTCTGAGACTGAATCTGATGCTAGTACCGAGATCCTTGAGGAGGACAATGATCAGATTATTGACAATGTAGAGGCAGAAAGAGCTGCATTGCAAACAATAGAAAATAATGCAGCATAA